The Verrucomicrobiales bacterium genome contains a region encoding:
- a CDS encoding type II secretion system protein, with amino-acid sequence MKNHYRPTSLRYRAFTLIELLVVIAIIGILAALSTTALSSVKEKGSRTKCLNNLKQFCLTAQLYASESDDKLLPGLDNNNGPASTSVTAGINSHTINLSEATMTAIVRFSGTSNIAYCPGFSHGGMLAYTKEYGYAIGYNYLGGHKFSTTNYPQYAAWHSPQRTTEDGSLPIVADANHWATKDGWAIAPHGVRGPIKEDESSFVRSNGGQPSETIGAVGGNVGQLDGSVLWKPIRAMKRHIASTHDDNYIGAW; translated from the coding sequence ATGAAAAATCACTACCGACCTACATCCTTGAGATACAGAGCCTTCACTTTGATAGAACTTTTGGTGGTGATTGCCATTATTGGAATACTCGCTGCACTCTCCACGACTGCACTTTCAAGCGTGAAGGAAAAGGGAAGTCGGACCAAGTGTCTAAATAACCTCAAGCAATTTTGCCTGACGGCACAGCTCTATGCAAGCGAAAGTGATGATAAGTTGCTCCCAGGCCTCGATAATAACAACGGGCCAGCCAGCACGTCCGTGACAGCAGGTATCAATTCACATACCATCAACTTGTCGGAGGCGACGATGACAGCCATCGTTCGCTTCTCTGGAACGAGCAACATAGCCTACTGCCCCGGGTTTAGCCACGGCGGGATGTTGGCTTATACCAAGGAGTATGGTTACGCGATAGGTTATAATTACCTAGGCGGCCACAAGTTCTCCACAACGAACTATCCTCAGTATGCCGCCTGGCATTCTCCCCAGCGCACCACCGAAGATGGCTCGCTACCGATTGTTGCGGACGCCAACCATTGGGCAACAAAGGACGGATGGGCGATCGCGCCGCACGGGGTTCGGGGTCCAATAAAGGAGGATGAAAGCTCCTTCGTCCGGTCTAACGGGGGACAACCGTCCGAAACGATCGGAGCTGTCGGTGGCAATGTGGGCCAACTTGATGGTTCTGTTTTATGGAAACCTATCCGAGCGATGAAGCGCCATATCGCTTCGACTCACGATGACAATTACATCGGAGCATGGTAA
- a CDS encoding prolyl oligopeptidase family serine peptidase has protein sequence MSQYPSPVSLSPDGKRILVKTRHEKDFEISILDRVSGLVVASDRSPDTQLSLTWHPDSEAIAFQEAREGNRQYQLCVLSSRTKKRHRLNAPITRSAAPPIRWHPEGLKLAYFVTTESRSGRIVSVNTEDNGEPATILDEAALNGDFAWSPNGDELAAVSALESSRVLLVRIQPKELKAIDLPSGTIVRDLAWAPSGKTMLMTVRFPESEFFELIEVEIKTSQLIKRLSSRGDISTPLWLEPGPSFLVHLEGFGNRVPLLGSFTQELRPVLDLTNGVHQCRILADGESYNVLTKMPTSASTLLEVRLDTKKVSQIYPLPSESRAENVTPEMVFFNSVDGTSIPGILWRSTQTKEKLKGVLIDVHGGPRLQATTEQNPAKQWLLSNGIHIMSVNYRGSAGYGRAFEEADAETNQIDDIVAACRYATDTLPGAGRHIVLLGSSHGSKLVLGASKRWSGPLTGIVITSFSSAPDDAISQWSDHRFYIYGFHGQHDSITAPSLARAGLERYLGRECFSPTNGNWEVLPGEGHQFHRTISWAKVYTSVLLLLDLNRTGLDSM, from the coding sequence CTCGATTTTAGATCGAGTCTCGGGGCTTGTTGTCGCATCAGATCGGTCACCAGACACTCAGCTCTCATTGACTTGGCATCCGGACAGCGAAGCCATCGCTTTTCAGGAAGCACGCGAGGGCAACCGGCAATACCAACTGTGTGTTCTAAGCTCGAGGACCAAAAAGCGTCATCGACTGAATGCCCCGATCACACGCTCGGCCGCCCCGCCCATCCGTTGGCATCCCGAGGGCTTAAAGCTTGCGTACTTTGTCACAACAGAGAGTCGTTCTGGAAGGATCGTCTCAGTGAATACCGAGGACAATGGTGAACCTGCAACGATTCTTGACGAAGCTGCTCTCAACGGTGACTTCGCATGGTCGCCAAACGGAGATGAGCTTGCTGCGGTGTCTGCCCTTGAGAGTAGTCGAGTGCTGCTTGTGAGAATTCAACCAAAGGAGCTGAAGGCTATTGATCTGCCGAGTGGAACAATCGTCCGAGACCTTGCCTGGGCCCCAAGTGGGAAGACTATGTTGATGACGGTTCGATTTCCTGAAAGCGAGTTTTTTGAACTGATCGAGGTAGAGATCAAAACATCGCAACTCATCAAGAGGTTATCTAGCCGCGGTGACATTTCGACACCCCTTTGGCTTGAGCCAGGCCCGTCATTTCTCGTCCATCTGGAAGGTTTCGGAAACCGAGTACCACTTCTTGGCTCCTTCACACAGGAACTACGCCCTGTGCTTGATCTCACCAACGGAGTTCATCAATGTCGCATTTTGGCTGATGGTGAGAGTTACAACGTGCTAACAAAGATGCCGACCTCAGCATCGACGCTACTCGAAGTCCGACTCGATACAAAGAAAGTCAGCCAGATTTATCCACTACCAAGTGAGTCCAGGGCGGAGAATGTAACTCCAGAAATGGTTTTCTTTAACTCGGTGGACGGAACTAGCATCCCGGGGATCCTCTGGCGGTCGACCCAGACCAAGGAGAAGCTCAAAGGTGTACTGATCGACGTGCACGGGGGGCCAAGACTCCAGGCCACGACCGAGCAGAACCCAGCCAAACAATGGCTGCTGAGCAATGGAATTCACATTATGAGTGTTAACTATCGAGGGTCAGCGGGGTATGGTCGTGCATTCGAGGAAGCCGATGCTGAGACAAATCAGATCGACGACATAGTTGCTGCTTGTAGATATGCGACCGACACCTTACCAGGTGCGGGTCGTCATATCGTCTTATTGGGCTCGAGCCATGGCTCCAAGCTGGTCCTAGGAGCGAGCAAACGCTGGTCCGGCCCACTGACTGGGATAGTCATTACTTCTTTCTCCTCCGCGCCGGACGACGCTATCTCGCAATGGTCAGACCACCGTTTTTACATATACGGATTCCACGGGCAACATGACTCGATCACAGCCCCATCCTTAGCACGCGCTGGCCTCGAGCGTTATCTTGGCAGGGAATGCTTCAGTCCGACAAACGGCAACTGGGAAGTCCTCCCCGGGGAAGGGCACCAGTTTCACCGTACAATCTCGTGGGCAAAAGTGTATACATCCGTGCTCCTGTTACTGGATTTGAACAGGACGGGTTTAGACTCCATGTGA